The Verrucomicrobiota bacterium genome has a segment encoding these proteins:
- the ruvX gene encoding Holliday junction resolvase RuvX yields the protein MRILAIDHGTVRLGIAVSDELGMIALPLDYIPAEPADACVEKLRGLIAEKTVTQLIVGMPRNMNGTYGPQAEKVRAFVAMLKGALQLPIRTWDERLTSAQANRVMLESGVRRERRKEKVDSMAAAILLQSFLDCQST from the coding sequence ATGCGCATCCTTGCCATTGACCATGGAACCGTCCGACTGGGCATCGCTGTCAGTGACGAGCTTGGGATGATCGCACTCCCGCTCGACTACATCCCCGCCGAGCCGGCGGACGCGTGCGTGGAGAAGTTGAGGGGCCTCATCGCCGAGAAAACCGTGACGCAACTCATCGTCGGCATGCCGCGCAACATGAACGGCACCTACGGACCGCAAGCCGAGAAGGTCCGCGCGTTCGTCGCCATGCTCAAGGGGGCGCTCCAGCTGCCCATCCGGACTTGGGACGAGCGACTCACCTCTGCACAAGCCAATCGCGTGATGCTTGAAAGTGGCGTTCGTCGCGAGCGGCGGAAGGAGAAGGTGGACTCGATGGCGGCCGCGATCCTCCTGCAGAGCTTTTTGGACTGCCAATCCACTTGA
- a CDS encoding HNH endonuclease, whose translation MAFNPQIKETVLHDDKTSERLPCVMCGWRYPFPGAAHIIDKQEWRTGTDGCDRQVDGLPLCPNSHKVFEDHLRPYLCEALEAFGAAGLPKSWKQSNKLGRVPDENDT comes from the coding sequence ATGGCATTTAACCCGCAAATCAAAGAGACAGTCCTTCACGATGATAAAACGAGCGAGCGTTTGCCTTGTGTGATGTGCGGTTGGCGCTACCCGTTCCCAGGGGCGGCGCACATCATTGACAAACAAGAATGGAGGACCGGCACTGATGGTTGTGACCGGCAGGTGGACGGACTTCCATTGTGTCCCAATAGCCACAAGGTGTTTGAAGATCATTTGCGGCCTTATCTTTGCGAAGCACTTGAGGCATTTGGAGCCGCAGGTCTTCCGAAGTCGTGGAAACAAAGCAACAAGTTGGGCCGCGTGCCCGATGAGAACGACACCTGA
- the hemL gene encoding glutamate-1-semialdehyde-2,1-aminomutase produces MISGAKSEALFAEALQHIPGGVNSPVRAFRAVGGQPFFVQSARGPRVTTVDGDELIDYVGTWGPAILGHAHPKIIAAVKAAADRGTSFGIPNPFEVTMARLIKQLVPSVDKVRMCNSGTEACMSAIRLARGFTRRDTIIKFDGCYHGHADCLLVKAGSGALTFGNPDSAGVPADFAKHTLVLPFNDVDAVKACFAANPGEIGAVIIEPVPGNAGLYLPRPGYLEFLRQITAAHGTILIFDEVMTGFRLAPGGAQQRFGITPDLSTFGKIIGGGLPVGAFGGRADIMDCLAPLGPVYQAGTLSGNPLAMAAGLAALEELGADNAYTQLEAKGAALETGLRDAAKSSGVPVTFNRCGSMFCGYFTNRPVWNLADAMTSDRERFKKFFHGMLAEGVYLAPSQFEAGFISTAHSEADIAATARAAAKVLTNLI; encoded by the coding sequence ATGATTTCCGGCGCCAAATCCGAAGCTCTCTTTGCCGAGGCGTTGCAGCACATCCCCGGCGGCGTGAATTCGCCCGTGCGCGCCTTCCGCGCGGTCGGCGGGCAGCCGTTCTTCGTCCAGTCGGCGCGCGGCCCTCGCGTGACCACGGTGGACGGCGACGAACTCATTGACTACGTCGGCACCTGGGGGCCGGCCATCCTCGGCCACGCGCATCCGAAGATCATCGCCGCCGTGAAGGCCGCCGCCGACCGCGGCACGAGCTTCGGCATCCCGAATCCCTTCGAAGTGACGATGGCCCGGCTCATCAAGCAGCTCGTGCCCAGTGTCGACAAGGTCCGCATGTGCAACTCCGGCACCGAAGCCTGCATGAGCGCCATCCGGCTCGCGCGCGGCTTCACGCGCCGCGACACAATCATCAAGTTCGACGGCTGCTACCACGGTCACGCCGACTGCCTGCTGGTGAAGGCCGGCTCGGGCGCGCTGACCTTTGGCAACCCGGACAGCGCGGGCGTCCCTGCCGACTTCGCGAAGCACACGCTCGTGCTGCCGTTCAACGACGTGGACGCGGTGAAGGCGTGCTTCGCCGCGAACCCGGGCGAAATCGGGGCGGTCATCATTGAGCCCGTCCCCGGCAACGCGGGCCTTTACCTGCCCCGTCCGGGCTACCTGGAATTCCTCCGCCAAATCACCGCCGCGCACGGCACCATCCTGATCTTCGACGAAGTGATGACCGGCTTCCGCCTCGCCCCTGGCGGCGCGCAGCAACGCTTCGGCATCACGCCCGACCTCTCGACGTTCGGCAAGATCATCGGCGGCGGCCTGCCCGTCGGCGCGTTTGGCGGGCGCGCGGACATCATGGACTGCCTCGCGCCACTCGGCCCCGTCTACCAAGCCGGCACCCTGAGCGGCAACCCGCTGGCGATGGCCGCTGGCCTCGCCGCGCTCGAGGAACTGGGTGCGGACAATGCCTACACTCAGTTGGAAGCGAAGGGTGCCGCCCTCGAAACCGGCCTGCGCGACGCCGCCAAGTCCTCCGGCGTGCCCGTCACCTTCAACCGCTGCGGCTCCATGTTCTGCGGCTACTTCACCAACCGCCCCGTCTGGAACCTCGCCGACGCGATGACGTCCGACCGCGAGCGCTTCAAGAAGTTCTTCCACGGAATGCTGGCCGAGGGCGTGTATCTCGCCCCGTCGCAATTCGAGGCCGGCTTCATTTCCACGGCGCATTCGGAGGCGGACATCGCGGCCACCGCGCGCGCGGCGGCGAAAGTTTTGACAAACCTCATCTGA